DNA sequence from the Prochlorothrix hollandica PCC 9006 = CALU 1027 genome:
GTCTGGTTTTTTAGAGGGCGCACCCGATCTCGCCGTTGAAGTGCTCTCTCCTGGCAACACCATTGCAGAAATTGACGAGAAAATCGCAGAATATTTTCAGAATGGCGCTCGACTGGTTTGGGTGATTAGCCCAACGCAGCATTATGTTTTGGTCTACCGCTCTGCCCCAGAACCCGATCGCCTGCTCAAATCAGGGGATTGTCTAGATGGCGAAGACGTGGTTGCCGGATTTACCCTTCCCGTTGCCAATTTATTTCAAAAGCTCTCCTTCTAAATAGCGAACGGGTCACCGTGATCCCTTGTAGTATCCACTTCAGTGGATATACAGCAGTCCGAAATGGGTCGTGTGGTGTGCGCCCGGAGGGCGCACACCACACAAAGGGTTTCAGCCGTCGAGATCCTTACAACTGATTTAGGAGTGCTGTAGACACTGTAATTATTCAGGGGGTCACGGGAGAATGAGGGTTTCAGGCTTCAGAAAACAGACCTGAGGCGATTGGAGAGGATCTATTTCACCTTGGCAGATTCCCCGATTTTGGTAGGGGCAATCCCCCCGTGGTTGCCCCGGTTGTGGGTCGCCAAGAGGGTCGCCAAGAGGGTCGGCACGGGGGCGAGAACCCTACCCGAGGTCAATTATTCCAAGGTGAAATGCACCCCGTTGATCCGGCTCTGACCGGCGATCGTCGGGCTGAAACCCTACTAACTTCGTCCCCCCCTGAATAGTTACTAGACACTGGGGATGGATTCACTAAAGGGCACCGCGATTCACTCCATTATTCATTTCGATATTAAAGACAAAAAATCTGGCTGCAAGAAAATCACACCGACATGGAAGTTGATAAAGACCTTGAAGCAATGGGAATGTCTAAACCGGAAATTGTTGTGGGTTTTCATTACCTGTCTATGGGCGAATCTATGCGGGAATATTCCGATTACGCCACTTCCTAAATTATGATCTGACTTGAATTTTTCGAGGTGCCCTGTCATGTCTGTTGTCATGGGCATTGGATACAGCCCACGGCCACCTTGATTGTTTTTGAATTCTAAAGGAATCCTGAAAATACTAATTTTTTCAAACAAATAGAACAGATGCGGGAAAGATGCCCTACCCTAGCTGTTACCTGAATCATGCGAGCAACAGCGAAGGATAGAACCCATGGGAAAACCGACCGGCTTTATGGAATTTGTGCGCGAAGTGCCTGCGGATCACCTTCCGGGCGATCGCGTGGGCAACTGGGACGAATTTCACCTGCCCATGGCAGAAGACAAACTGCGCACCCAGGGATCCCGGTGCATGGACTGCGGCACCCCCTTTTGCCACACCGGCACCCTGATCAGCAACATGGCCAGCGGTTGCCCCATCAACAACCTGATTCCGGAGTGGAATGATTTGGTCTATCGGGGTCACTGGCAAGAAGCCCTCGATCGCCTCCACAAAACCAATAACTTCCCCGAATTCACCGGTCGGGTTTGCCCTGCCCCCTGCGAAGGCTCCTGCGTCCTCGGCATCAACGCCCCCCCCGTCACCATCAAAACCCTAGAACACGCCATTATTGACAAGGGCTGGGAAGAGGGCTGGATCACCCCCCAGCCCCCCAGCCAACGCACCGGCAAAACCGTGGCCATCGTCGGCTCCGGTCCGGCAGGTCTCAGTGCAGCGGCCCAACTGAACCAAGCTGGCCACCTCGTCACTGTGTTTGAGCGGGCCGATCGCCCCGGTGGCCTGTTGATGTATGGCATTCCCAACATGAAGTTGGAGAAAGAAAGCGTCGTCTTACGGCGGTTGGAGCTACTGGAAAAAGAAGGGGTTCGCTTTGTCTGCAACACCGAAATCGGCAAAGACATGGCCGCCGAGGACTTAGTCAATAACTTTGATGCGGTAGTGCTCTGCACCGGCTCCACCACCCCCCGGGATTTACCAATTCCAGGGCGAGAGCTGGCGGGCATTCATTTTGCCATGGAGTTCCTGACGGAAAACACCCGATCGCTCCTGGACAAAACCCCCACTCCGGGCTATGTCTCCGCAGAGGGTCTGGATGTGGTCATCATCGGCGGCGGCGATACCGGCACCGACTGCGTGGGAACCTCCATTCGCCATGGCTGCACCAGTGTCACCCAACTGGAAATCATGGGTCGTCCGCCCCTGGAGCGAGCCGCCAATAATCCTTGGCCGGAATATCCCAAGGTCTATCGCCTCGACTATGGCCAGGAAGAAGCGGTGGCCAAGTTCGGCAATGACCCCCGCACCTACACCACCACCGCCACCCATTTTGAAGGGGATGATGGGGACCGGGTGAAGGCCATTCACACCGTTGAGGTCCGTTGGGAAAAAGATGCCAACGGTCGCTTTGGTCCCCAGCCAGTGGCCGGGACGGAAAAGGTGGTACCGGCCCAACTGGTGTTGTTAGCCATGGGCTTTTTGGGTCCAGAACAGCCCTTGCTAGATGCCATGGGCCTGGAACGGGATGGTCGCAGCAATATCAAAGCGGAGTATCACCAATACACCACCAGCTTGCCCGGTGTCTTTGCGGCGGGGGACTGTCGCCGAGGCCAAAGTTTAGTGGTCTGGGCCATTAACGAAGGTCGGGAAGCGGCGCGGGAGTGCGATCGCTACCTCATGGGCCACTCTGACCTACCCTAAGGGCACCTGGAAGCATTCCAATTTTGGGGAGAACGCCCCCACCCTGGTTGACTGACAAAAGATGCTGCATTGGGCGCGGAAACCACGCCTCTACCGGATGTTGCTCAGGGTAGGGGTCAGGTTTCCTGACCCTCCTGGGGTTGAGTTCTGGCACGTTTTGTCAGTCACTCAGGCCCACGCCAGCATCGTAACCCACATTCAGCAGGTTTCTAAGATAAACAGAAAATTAAGGGAACCCAGAGCCAGAGGGGGATAGAGCAAGATCAAGGGGATAGAGCTGTTCCTCCCTTGAGAGAGCAGGATGCTCAACTCAAGCAATAGTATTTTTGACAGTGGCTTCCCAAAAATCTCAAGACTAGACGTTGAAATTCAGTCAATTTAATCAAAGACTTGACCCCATCTATCAAGACTACATGAATCGATTGAAAACCCTGAAAAATCCAATCGTAAAGTCGGTCGAGCAGTCGGCTTCCCTTTTTGATTGGGC
Encoded proteins:
- a CDS encoding thioredoxin, with product MTSGRVLAPVPTLLATLLATHNRGNHGGIAPTKIGESAKVK
- a CDS encoding glutamate synthase subunit beta; amino-acid sequence: MGKPTGFMEFVREVPADHLPGDRVGNWDEFHLPMAEDKLRTQGSRCMDCGTPFCHTGTLISNMASGCPINNLIPEWNDLVYRGHWQEALDRLHKTNNFPEFTGRVCPAPCEGSCVLGINAPPVTIKTLEHAIIDKGWEEGWITPQPPSQRTGKTVAIVGSGPAGLSAAAQLNQAGHLVTVFERADRPGGLLMYGIPNMKLEKESVVLRRLELLEKEGVRFVCNTEIGKDMAAEDLVNNFDAVVLCTGSTTPRDLPIPGRELAGIHFAMEFLTENTRSLLDKTPTPGYVSAEGLDVVIIGGGDTGTDCVGTSIRHGCTSVTQLEIMGRPPLERAANNPWPEYPKVYRLDYGQEEAVAKFGNDPRTYTTTATHFEGDDGDRVKAIHTVEVRWEKDANGRFGPQPVAGTEKVVPAQLVLLAMGFLGPEQPLLDAMGLERDGRSNIKAEYHQYTTSLPGVFAAGDCRRGQSLVVWAINEGREAARECDRYLMGHSDLP
- a CDS encoding element excision factor XisI family protein is translated as MQENHTDMEVDKDLEAMGMSKPEIVVGFHYLSMGESMREYSDYATS